Proteins from a single region of Sphingomonas sp.:
- a CDS encoding XrtA/PEP-CTERM system exopolysaccharide export protein, with translation MRFLSVGRALIAPVLAAVFLSGCAGGGGRPELPPAISVAGRETPSEEYVIGPLDQLQIFVWQNKELSADVQVRPDGRITVPLINDMPAVGKTPAMLADDLKYALGEYINNPIVSVIVKNFSGTYSQQVRVVGAAEKPASIPYRANMTALDAMIAVGSLSEFASGNRARLVRVDKVTGRQREFKLRLADLLKNGDISANVKLEPGDVIIIPQSMF, from the coding sequence ATGCGTTTTCTTTCCGTTGGCAGGGCATTGATCGCCCCCGTTCTCGCCGCGGTGTTCCTTTCCGGTTGCGCCGGTGGCGGCGGCCGTCCCGAATTGCCGCCCGCGATTTCGGTCGCCGGCCGCGAGACGCCGAGCGAGGAATATGTGATCGGGCCGCTCGATCAACTCCAGATCTTCGTGTGGCAGAACAAGGAATTGTCGGCCGATGTGCAGGTGCGCCCCGATGGCCGCATCACCGTGCCGCTGATCAACGACATGCCGGCCGTGGGCAAGACTCCGGCGATGCTGGCGGACGATCTGAAATACGCGCTCGGCGAATATATCAACAATCCGATCGTCTCGGTGATCGTCAAGAATTTCTCGGGCACGTACAGCCAGCAGGTCCGCGTCGTTGGCGCGGCCGAGAAGCCGGCGTCGATCCCGTACCGCGCCAACATGACCGCGCTCGACGCGATGATCGCGGTCGGCAGCCTGAGCGAATTCGCATCGGGCAACCGCGCCCGGCTGGTGCGCGTCGACAAGGTCACCGGGCGTCAGCGCGAATTCAAGCTGCGTCTCGCCGATCTGCTCAAGAACGGCGACATCTCGGCCAATGTGAAGCTCGAACCGGGTGATGTGATCATCATCCCGCAGAGCATGTTCTAG